In Mus pahari chromosome 20, PAHARI_EIJ_v1.1, whole genome shotgun sequence, the genomic stretch agctttgtggtagaaaggcagggagaaagagagaaggtagaaagagggagagacagcccATGGtcacgtggagagaggggagaagggagagagaggagggctagagagtaagaaaggtgagagcttaaagagagtgaggaggggccaagcagacccttttatagtgggctggactatcttgctgttgccaggtaactatggggaaGAGCACACctctatagtcaggtaactgtgggggtgaagtctagccagaatgccagaagcttgggacattgtctgtgtgactgacagtcacagaattatggagttgggggctctgtggtgtaaGGCACCTGGCTCTGGTGGGACCATGGCTCGATTTTCCATCCTTTTtagagttctctactgggtcACCAGAACAAGTCCCATTCAACCAAAaaaggctgcctatcacagtcccacaacagtgccactccccatgggcacCACACTATatagagttttctttattgtaagAGATAGagttttatcttaaatatttaaaatctaacatttttttccctttgagacagaatctcaccatgtatcccaggctggcctggaacttggtaggtagaccaggctggccctgaaatcACAGAGCTctatctttgcctcctgagtgctgtgagtaaaggcatgtgctgccacacctggaaaaacattttttttttctcctaaggtGCATAGTTTGACCCCAGTTTCTAGAGTAGGCCTGTCCTAAGGGCTCATGAAGggacacatttttctttcaacaGATGATTTCAACAAGGCCCACTTCACACTCCTAGGGGTTCCCAACAAACCCCTGCAATGCCTGGTGAGTGTCCTTTGTCCCCAGTCCGGGATGGGCTCAGTAGCACCAGTCTGTGCCCAGGCCCAAGCCACCTCTGGTCCAAGGCTCTACTGCCTGAGCATATCCTCAGCTGCCTACCTGGaactctcacccccaccccaaccctaaGCCCTTGTTTCTTGCATTCTCAGTCCAGTGGGCCTAACTAATATCAGGTCAGGCCCAGGAAGCCTTCTGGGGTCTTGCATCTGTCATTATGGTCCAACATTCCACAGGACTTCACAGCAACCGGCCAGAAGCTCTGTCACAAGTACCGCGGCGGGAAGATGATTCCCATCGCGCCAGGCATCAACCGGGTCGACTGGCCCTGCTTCACACATGCCATCGAAGATTGGTCTAAATTCGTGTCCAGGTCCGAAGAGTTCAAGCTGCCTTGTGCCAACAAAAGGGGTCAGTTTACCAACTACAAAGAATGTTCTTAAGTGTGGGGAGACCTCCCGCTATTTGGTGGCGCGTAAAGCGGGGAATGAGGTCCATAAGCGCAAGGACCTGGAACACCGGCACCCAAAGGGACCAGGAAGGGGTGGTGAGAGTGGTGAGGGTGCGGGCGGGGTTGGGGTGGAGGAGCGCTGAAGCAATTCAAGGTTAGGGAAGCCACTAGGGGTGAGGCTGAGAGCCAAGCAGAGCTCGGGAGGGGCGGGGATTCTGCTCAGAGGCGGGGTTTAGATGAGGGTGGGTCGGGTTTGTTCGGATCTAGGTTCCCAAGGTGGGCTCTCTCCACAGTGGAGGGTTTCAGTGGCTACGCGGTGCGGTACTTGAAGCCGGAGGTGACCCAGAACTGGCGGGTAGGGAAAGATGCAATCAGACCGGGCCCGGATGGCTGGGAGGGACCCGCTGCTGAGGTCCGCGCCCCGCAGGCTTACGGGTCCCCATTTCTGTGGCCCACTCCAGTACTGCCTCAACCAGAACCCCAGTCTGGACCGCTACGGACAGAAGCCCCTGCCTTTCGACTCGCTGTAAGTGACAACCTGCAGGATCCCTTCGGGACCTCAATCCCCAAGTAGAGGAGAGGCATCATAGCTGTAGGACTGATACTGAATTCCTACCGAACCGGCATGAAGCCGGTTCTGTCAGCCTGTGCATGAAGCAGTTATCATGCCAGAATCTGGCATCTCCACGCTTCGTGAGCCAGCACTCAGACCTTCTTTATTCTTTCGCAGGAACGCATTCCGGCGCTTTGGCTCCCACTACAGGTAGAGAATGGCCCCGCCCTGGTTTCAGCAGGCCACGCCCCTTAACTAAAGTGCCTTGAGGCTGCTCAGCGGGCACGCTACACTCTACACGCAGCTTAGTTCGGGCTGGGGGCGTGTGCCTGGCAGGGTAGAGAAGAAACTGCCTGCCATCTGCTTCCCACTGCAAGATAGCGCCCTCAGCAGGGTCACCCTGGGTTAAAGGCTCCGATAATAAGGTGGAAGTGGAGAGACTGAGGCACCTCTCAGTCATGCTTTGAGTGTCTCAGCAAAGTCAAACTCTGTGGTGTGACCCCTCCCACTGTCACAACCAGACACTCAGGCCTCTCCCTATAGCGCACAGTCCCGTTGCAGCTTTATCTTGTAGCATGTAGAGTGTCTCCCTTTTCTACTCCTGAAAGTTGCCTTTCCTCGGCTCATACACAGGAAAACTCTGGGTTCTGTTACTGTGTGATGCTAGTGTAGGTTCATATACGACTGAAAACCTATGAAGCCATTATCAATGGGAGTCAGTGGGAAACGGTATGAGATAAACTAGGGGTGAAGAGAATAGCCAAAAAATATACAAGAGCAAATAGAGAACCACTAAGGCTCCAGGGCACATAGACTGGATGGAAACTTTTCAGATCCTTCAGGTACTGGGctttggttgggggggggggggggcggcatgTTGGAGCTAGGGAAGGAAACCTGATTTTTCTTTAGAGTATCTTGGAGTCCCCACCtcactccctctttctctttacaGTCGCATCAACTATCTGACTCCCTGGCATTAATCTGTAGGGGGGAAACGCTGATTCTTCTATGGCTGGACCGTGCCACCTCAGGGCCCCTAGCCGGACAGAGGGCATATGCTGGCATCACCCATCTTCTCCCCAGGAGTTCAGTTCAAGAAATAAACCTAATGCTTCCCCAGAGAGGCCCTAGgctcatgggggtggggtgggggggaagaggaggaagtggggggaggAGTGAAAGGAGTGAAAGTCTGGAGAAAGGTCAGGACCATAGATGATGGTGCATTACCCTTGCCTGTTCTTTACTAACTCCTGGGAAGGGGGGAGAGGCTGGTGAAGGATGTTTTGTGGACTTGGATAGAGTTATCAGAACCTAAGCCTCAAGtctagctgggggggggggggggggcacaaggACAGGCTGGGATTCAGGTTTCCCTAATGCTCTTGTCCCTTGCTTGCGACCCCTAACCAAGATCCTGAATGTATAGCCTCCACCTGAGTTTGAGCATTGAGAGCAAAGAAGAGACCTATGACACCTCCCTGGACCTATTTGCATATACTGGTGTGCTTTGGGGTTTCCTGGTACCAGAACTTCCCTGATGGGAAGTGGGCAGGTTAGATTTATGCCCTCTATTCCCTGTGAAACAGATTTCAAATATAAACTGGGATGAGGTGATTGAGAACATTTCTTAGCAGTGCTAAGAAATTCATTGCCTAGACAGGAGGCCATCTGCTGTACTCTTGAGCAGTGGGATAGGACCTCATCGGTCCCTCAGCGTACACTCTAGTCCTGAGCCCCTCTTGTGATGGTGGATGTGATGGCTTAGGTGAGGGGAGCCCAGAGAAGCAGGCTTCAGTCTGGTGTAATGTTAGGGTAACTGGCATCTGTAGCTCTTGGGTCTTCCATACTCCACCCTGCCAGAGGGCAGACTGCAGGGAGAGGTTCCCGTTGGGACAAATAGCCACTGTGTGCAGGAACTCAGTATTGGATTTCTGTTCCTGGAACTTCCCTTGGAGCTTCAGTTATTCCCAAACCTTAAATTATGTGTAAAGTCACGTGTTTACATGCCATTGTGCCTTCCAAGAGCAGACcctttgttttcattgtattctCAGCAGAGCTGGCATCCACAGGGCTTAGGTTCACTCATtactccctttcctccctgaacCCACTGCACAGCCGCTGCATGCAAGGCTAAAGTCTCAGGAGGAAGGGACTGAGAGGAAAATGGCCTCATAGGTCAGAACATACTATCACTCGATATTTGGAATTCTGCGAACAGGGCAGGGAGCCGGAGGAAGACAAACCCAGCTTCCTTCAACCAAACTCAATGGACAGCTTTGGGAAGCCAATGGCAGAGCCCCAGGGCTGTTAGCGCTCCAAGCTTTCATTCCAAATGATAAAGAAATGGACCTGCCTAGGTTTGCAGAGGATGCTCACGTCCTGCTTTGGGTGAGAATGGTCAGAGGGGCACTAGTGAACAGCTGATGGTGCAAGGAGGAACTGAGTGACcaggagtttttattttttctgggcCTGCTTCTGTGACCCATATGACCAAGAAAGTTCACCTTGTAATGTGGCCCAGCTTTGAGGCCTTTGCCTGGGCCAGTGTTCTGCTGAATGCTCAGGTGACACGGACAAGAGGTCACCCTTATTTTATTAGTGTTCTGAGTCCTGTGGGAAAAACAGGTAGGCAGGTCAAATCACTTTAAACCACAAACCACACCCCTCCAGTCTAGGCCACTACAGGGGCCAGCCCACAGCAGTAAAGGTTCTTGTCCACTGGCTACATGTTTAATACCAACTTtataaatacaagaaatagaaactgCGCCTAAGAATAAGGGGAGGAGAAAGCATAAGCAAAAACAATTAAGTGTATgctttttattaagtttttaagTGTTTCACAGGCCCTGTGAGGTAAGTTGTTTTAAATCCATTTTATAGCTGGTTAAATAAATGGACTTGGGGATAAAGAAATGGCTCTGAGGTTGagtgctggctgcttttccagagaaccccgGTTtagctctcagcacccacatggaggctcaaaaccatcttaactccagttcctaagCATATAACACTTTCTTTTGACTCcaggggcaccaggcacacaggtggtgcacatacacacacccaggcaaaacactcattcacataaaactaAATAGGCTAGAGGAAGTTTTGATTGGCCCAAGACCATACAGCTGGTGACCGGCAAAACTAGGAACTGAAGGCAGTGAGACTGTGATCTACTACTCTCCTGCTCTGAGGAGCAAGCCAAGAGTGGAGAGGAAAGCAGCAGGTCTTCCCGGGGCTGGAGATGTAAGTCTAATACTTAGAAGGAAGAGCTCTCCCATCAGAACACTAAGAAGCCAAGATTCATGGCAAACACTCAAGAGTCCCAGACaatagggaggctgaggcatgacTGATGTCCCAGGAGTTTGTGACTAGCCTGGAAAATATAGGAATGCTCTCAGAAGTACTAGGAGTGGCAACTACCTCACAGCTATGACCTCCTCTGTACCTTCAGAGGTTTGTGGCTCAGCATAAAGGTCCCATCTGAAATCTCTGCAGCTGGAGAGCGCAGCCAGCATGACCCTCATCTCTAGGCCTTTTGGACCTGAACACAATGCAGTTCCCTGGCCTTTACCAGAGACCCCACCATTTTTCCTTGCTTGTCTCCCCTACCCTCAGGCTCTTGTCTCCCCAATTTTGTTCAAAGCCATCCTTCCACCCCTTTCTACACAGCCTCAAAAGCCTCAAGAGCTCCCTTCTCCCCATGCTTCCCAAGGACCACAAGGACAGGGCTCCTGGCTGTTTCAGGGGACTCACATCTGGCCAGCAGGCTTACTTGCCAGCTCCTTTGACCTTCTATGACTGAGGTTCAGGGATAGGCTCTGGGGCCTCCAGAACCATGCAGATATATCTATCTGGACAGAAGGAAATTTCTACTATAAAGTAACAGTAATGTTTATTACAGAGCAACATGGAGAACATGCATCCTAGCTCAGGGTCTGGGGCTGGCAGAAGGGCAGGCTCAGAAATAAGATGGGGTGGCGTGGAGATTACAGGGCCCAGGTGTCAGTGGCCATTTTTACCGTGTGCTTGTCTGTGGGTGCACAGACACGCAGAGGGTAAAGTCAACATCAGGTATCTTCAATCACTCCTCACCTCacggtttttttgagacagggtctctcaagtGGTTCGACTGACTGGTATGAACACCAGgaatgtctgtatgtctgtctcgtCATTCTCCCACCTGTGCTCCTCCCACTATCAGCctaggatcacagaatcacacgGCCATGAAGGTGCTGGGTATCCAAACTCGGAGCCTCATGCTCGAGCAGCAGGCACTGCACTAactgagccttctcctcagccccTACTCTACTCAGTTCTGAAACGCTCGGGTGAAGCTCTTGCCTTACGCCTGGGAAACAGCAGGTATTCACGTTATGGTTGTGGAAGAAGCAAACATAGGATTGTAGagccaggctggggtggggacaTGGTGAGGAGGGAGCTTCCTGCCTCCCCACAGACCGACCTTTACAGGAGCCTACAGCAGAGATGGCTGGGAATGTAGACTGATAGCAGCCAAGGCTCTTCCTGAAGCTACGTACAACTGACTGCTCAGGGACAAAATCACTTCGTTGAGGATGGGATGCAGGCCTTGTCACGAGAGTCAGCTGTGAGTTTGGGGGACTCCTGCAGAGTCATCCAGCATGGGACAGAGGTCTGCTCTGGAGGAAGAACAGGGCTACAGGCCAGGAGGGACGTACGGGTTGGAAATGACCTTTCACGACAGTGCTGGAAGGTGCAGGCCCTTTAAGgacctgtctctctgtctgcacAGAAGAAGCCGAACACCAGCTGGGCAGGGAGAGCATTTTGTTGCCTTCATTCCCCTGGCCAGATTGGGTGGCTCTCAGGTCACACTGCCTGTCTTTTACCTGTGTGGCTTAGACAATCTCTGAGCCTTGAGATGATCTGGACAGGTCTGTCCCGATCTATCCTGCCCACTAAACAGAGTTTTATCTTGCCACACAACTAGAAAAGAAACTGGGTCTTAAGCCTGGCAGAGCCACAAAGGCCCCTTGCTGTTAGCTGCTGAGTGGTGGAAGCCGACAGGAAGGAACTTCTTGGCTTCCCAGGGGCCACAGAGGGGATAAGAAAAGATGGGGTCTCATCATAAGTTTCTGAACAGTTATAGTGTGGGTAGCTGCATGTCCTTTGAACTTTTCTATCCTTATCTAGGACAAGGAGCCCTTGGCTAGTTCTCCTTTCCAGCCCCACTCTGGCCTTTGAGAAATGGAGGCATGTGAGCTGCAGTTGAGGACAAGGATGGTGTACAGTAGAAATACGTGGAAGAACTAAGGTAAAAGGTCCTGCCCGGGTTCGATTCACAGAGGGCTCACTGTCGGACAGACTGAGAAGGAGGAGTGTGGGCCAGCTGGGCTAGGTGGGGCCACCACTGTTCCAGGGAGCACCtgaatacattatttatttatttgcttacttacttacttatttgtttatttttgccatCTGTAGCTTCTGGCCTTTCATGAGTTGCTGGTCTCTCATGGTCCAGCTCCCTCGAGGGTTAAGACTGAACCTTAGTCAAGAGGGGTGAGGTATGCTGCATTGGTAGCTGTTGGCTTGTCTGTGGCTTCCCTGCAGAGTCTCAACAATGACTCCATGCAACTCTCAAAACAGTGGGGCAAGTTAACCTTCCAATCTGTTTTTTGACAGATATGGCGACTATGTCCCAAAGAGGTTAAGTGACCAGTCCAAGCTTACACAGCCAGGAGCCTCAAAGCTCAGGATTCAAGCCTCGCTCCAACCTGCTCCTTTGGTCTGCTTTGTCTCTCAGCCTCTGCACCTCCCAACAAACCCTCTGCAAAGAACAAGTAGAAGAGCTGTGGGCTGCACCGGTCAATGTCTTTACTTCTAGAGCACACATCAAACTCACTGTATATTAACATCAAAAGTGGCTGCCTAAAATGgagtcattcttttaaaaattccaaactctcatatttatatatgatcCAAAATGACATGAAATTAAGCTATACAATGTTATGAATAGTATAATAAACAGCTTTTAGAatgcaaaaatgaaagaaaaaaaaaaaaaaccctagcagTTAGGACCAGGCTGTTATAAGCCTGAGTGCCAGCTTTTTAGGCTCTGTGACCAAGAGTCAACCCGAGATAAGTGCTAACCTCAGTCTCTGTGGACTCAGGACAGAACCTGGGCAGACAGAGCAGCCGGATGTGGCCAGCTGGACTTTTCAGATGAGGTGAGGTGGTTTCCTTCTACCCATCTGGCCCCTTAGTGATCAGTCTTCTTTCAAGActctggggggcagggagggggggctGAAAGGGGCGTGGTCAGTGCTGGGTTCAGAACGATGACTGCGACAACAAAGGTCCTCCAGGTTCTCGTTCCAGGTTCTTGTGGTGGCTCTGGCTGTCTGGTGATGGTGGCTGACCGTGTACCCACCAAGAATGCTGCCTGCTCGGCTTCCCAATTCTTGTGCATCCACGTCTGCTACAGGGAGCAGGCTGTGAGAAGCCAAAGACCTAAGGGGCTCCAGGGCTCAAAGGACAGCAGGCTGTTTTGGCAATGGACAATCCTTAGGGCCTGAGGGCTCTGTGGGGTAAGAGGACAGTCCTCACCTTGGGCACCTGGCACTCCCTCCGGCCCTCAGGTAGGGCTGGGACAAGCCTATGACTCTGAGCCCAGACACTTTGGTTCACACAACGTAGGAAGGGACCTGTTTATATCTGCCGGGGAAATCATGGGCTTGGCCGtccttcctccccagcccaggGGTGAAGCTGGGAGTCGGGACCAACGGTCCTCCACTCCCACACAACAGCTCTGCTCCGGGCACACTCATTCCCCTGCAGCTCAGAACCACTCACAGGCAGGAGGGGCTTCCACAGACTGAGGACCACCCTTAGCACATGGGCTGCTTGTGTCCCTTTCCCTGTGGACAGCACTGGCTGACCTGAGGGTGGAATGTTTCTGCTTCCCCCACCCTAACTGGGCCCCTAGTCTCCAAGCAGACAGTACCTGCAGACTCCTATCCTACATATCTAACTATCAGAAACTTGGGGTTGGGGCACATTTGTCCTAGCTGGGCAGTTGGGGACTGTAGCTCTGTGGTCTATATTCTAAGTCCCCAGATCTGTCACAAGcttgcctccccccacccccaataaaaaagcaacttgagaagcaACCATACTGACTTCTTCCCAAGCCATCAGC encodes the following:
- the Tepp gene encoding testis, prostate and placenta-expressed protein isoform X3, which codes for MAMARIIDLVPWDECSAHLYASPAVLLPLERVRHPLAGVKHQLYHPALPSLRRMDMDTVKGCLSDEHCQSSTYFSKDDFNKAHFTLLGVPNKPLQCLDFTATGQKLCHKYRGGKMIPIAPGINRVDWPCFTHAIEDWSKFVSRSEEFKLPCANKRVEGFSGYAVRYLKPEVTQNWRYCLNQNPSLDRYGQKPLPFDSLNAFRRFGSHYSRINYLTPWH
- the Tepp gene encoding testis, prostate and placenta-expressed protein isoform X1, which produces MARIIDLVPWDECSAHLYASPAVLLPLERVRHPLAGVKHQLYHPALPSLRRMDMDTVKGCLSDEHCQSSTYFSKDDFNKAHFTLLGVPNKPLQCLDFTATGQKLCHKYRGGKMIPIAPGINRVDWPCFTHAIEDWSKFVSRSEEFKLPCANKRVEGFSGYAVRYLKPEVTQNWRYCLNQNPSLDRYGQKPLPFDSLNAFRRFGSHYSRINYLTPWH
- the Tepp gene encoding testis, prostate and placenta-expressed protein isoform X2 translates to MIPIAPGINRVDWPCFTHAIEDWSKFVSRSEEFKLPCANKRVEGFSGYAVRYLKPEVTQNWRYCLNQNPSLDRYGQKPLPFDSLNAFRRFGSHYSRINYLTPWH